The Leptospiraceae bacterium DNA segment CATCAAAAATAAAGCTGCTCCACTATTCAAAGCCACAGCATAACTCCCAGTGATAATTTGGCCAGAAAGAATCCTTTTGGAAAGATTAATAGCATCTTCTTTGGAGGAACAAAATATCTCTTCGTCTTTTATGTTATTTATAGAAAGTGAATCTGGACTAAACAGATGTTCTGAAACTTCGCCATCCTTATACAATAAATACTTAGTATCAGCAAATATAGAAAATTCATCAAATCCATCTACCGAATTACAGACGATAGCCGCTTTCGCTCCGAGACGGGTTAAAACATGCATCACTTTCGGAAGTAATTCTGAGTTATATACTCCAAGAATTTGAAACGGGGGCGCAAATGGATTACTCATCGGACCTAAAATATTAAACACAGTTCTAAAACCTAATTGTTTACGAGTTTCTCCGGCAAACTTCATAGACGGATGCCAATCTGGTGCAAATAAAAATGTAAAACCTTTTTCGGTTAATCTTTTGGCAGCATCCTCATGCGGAACACTCACATTATACTCTAATGCACTTAGCAAATCACTAGAACCACAAAGAGAGGATACTGATCTGTTACCGTGTTTTGCAATTTTAATTCCTAAGGATCCTAGTGTTATAGCAGATAATGTAGAAATATTGATAGATTTTTTTTCATCTCCACCAGTTCCACAAGTATCCAGATATTCAAAATCAAAATGTGAATTTATTTTAACGCAGGACTCTCTCATTGCACGTACAAATCCTACTAACTCATCCCCAGTTTCATTTCGCATTCGAATGGAAGTTAAAAAAGAAGATAAAATAATATCACTAACTTCCCCTTTCATAATGGAAGTCATGAAAAAATATGCTTCTTCTTCTGTAAGAGAATTTCCCGCGACTGATTTGTGTAATAAAGAAGTTATGTTCAATTTTTTCTCCTAATTAGTTTCCATATCGTAAATGGATTTAATAATTCATAGTTTGTAAATAAATATCTTAGACCAGAAAAAACAGTTACAACGGTAGTGATTAACATAACGTAATACGGAACAAAAGTGGCAGCAGAATCCAACCAATTAAAGTTATTCATTGTAAACTCCTGCGGACTTTTCATAAACGTTGTATAATTTTCATACGCCACTTGGTATCCAGATTTTCCGATGATTTGTCCTTGCTCGTACATCGTATTGATTGCATTTCTCTGTTTGGTAGATACTGCAATAAATAAAACGAGGATAACGAATATTGCACCCATTTGAAATGCTGTTTTAATTTTACCCATCATTGTTGTATGCAATGAAGTACCAGAGCGAATAGCAAGCCACCGAAGAGATGTAATCAACATATCCCTTGCTATGATTAGCAATACCATCCATAGTTCAATTTGTTCATCCAATAAAATAAATGTTAAAAACGAACTAATCACTAAAATTTTATCAGCTAATGGGTCTAAAAATTTGCCAAATTCTGTTTCCTGTTTCCACTTTCGAGCAAGATATCCGTCTATTAAATCAGTA contains these protein-coding regions:
- the trpD gene encoding anthranilate phosphoribosyltransferase — encoded protein: MNITSLLHKSVAGNSLTEEEAYFFMTSIMKGEVSDIILSSFLTSIRMRNETGDELVGFVRAMRESCVKINSHFDFEYLDTCGTGGDEKKSINISTLSAITLGSLGIKIAKHGNRSVSSLCGSSDLLSALEYNVSVPHEDAAKRLTEKGFTFLFAPDWHPSMKFAGETRKQLGFRTVFNILGPMSNPFAPPFQILGVYNSELLPKVMHVLTRLGAKAAIVCNSVDGFDEFSIFADTKYLLYKDGEVSEHLFSPDSLSINNIKDEEIFCSSKEDAINLSKRILSGQIITGSYAVALNSGAALFLMGKAGTIKEGFQMALAQLKSGKVMDYFLNLKN
- the pgsA gene encoding CDP-diacylglycerol--glycerol-3-phosphate 3-phosphatidyltransferase codes for the protein MFKANFNLPNVLTVLRVILVPFFIYFLFQDDFFFRLYALIVFALASFTDLIDGYLARKWKQETEFGKFLDPLADKILVISSFLTFILLDEQIELWMVLLIIARDMLITSLRWLAIRSGTSLHTTMMGKIKTAFQMGAIFVILVLFIAVSTKQRNAINTMYEQGQIIGKSGYQVAYENYTTFMKSPQEFTMNNFNWLDSAATFVPYYVMLITTVVTVFSGLRYLFTNYELLNPFTIWKLIRRKN